A stretch of Brachyhypopomus gauderio isolate BG-103 chromosome 3, BGAUD_0.2, whole genome shotgun sequence DNA encodes these proteins:
- the acbd4 gene encoding acyl-CoA-binding domain-containing protein 4 isoform X2, which translates to MLRFYGLYKQAVCGPCKVSRPGFWDPVGRYKWDAWHHLGDMSCENAMAAYVNEMKKVAQEVIDSMPINEKMASFYHYFEPLYHVIHDMPRPPKELLSLRADINANEQTASQSEEGLDTPREEMDQHLEGERECVPNSEPLREAADPALSEGLVLTSDSESEIFCDSVEQLDNIKVTQMGAGQGGEGDGDGRVPPLRKRDPGREGTRHGRGHPGSASHGSDRREGQPAFGAGGGAGSEGGAERLQDSQVQQQIVLALRRLREDMRSVMERLEVVEGLAAAHAQSSQWRSHMELTASQNEVETWWPFDVSGRTLLLLLLWPFVAQGLVLWLRRWKKQHVHVL; encoded by the exons ATGCTGCGGTTCTATGGCCTGTATAAACAGGCTGTGTGCGGTCCTTGCAAAGTGTCACGTCCTGGTTTCTGGGACCCTGTTGGCCGCTACAAGTG GGACGCTTGGCATCATCTTGGGGACATGAGTTGTGAGAATGCCATGGCCGCATACGTGAACGAGATGAAGAAGGTAGCACAGGAG GTTATAGACAGTATGCCTATAAATGAGAAGATGGCCTCCTTTTATCATTATTTTGAGCCACTCTACCATGTCATTCATGATATGCCCAGACCACCAAAGGAACTACTGAGTCTAAGAGCAG ATATAAATGCTAACGAACAGACTGCTAGTCAGTCTGAGGAAGGGTTGGATACTCCACGAGAAGAGATGGACCAACATCTGGAAGGAGAGCGAGAATGTGTCCCTAACAGTGAACCCCTGAGAGAGGCTGCAG ATCCGGCTCTGTCGGAAGGCCTGGTGCTAACGAGCGACTCGGAGAGTGAAATTTTCTGTGACTCGGTGGAGCAGCTGGACAACATTAAG GTCACCCAGATGGGGGCTGGACAGGGTGGAGAAGGGGATGGTGATGGGCGTGTCCCCCCATTGAGGAAGCGGGACCCAGGAAGAGAGGGGACAAGGCATGGGAGGGGGCATCCTG GAAGTGCATCTCACGGTAGTGACAGGCGAGAAGGGCAGCCAGCATTCGGTGCAGGAGGTGGAGCCGGATCCGAGGGAGGGGCCGAAAGGCTTCAGGACTCTCAGGTGCAACAGCAGATCGTTCTGGCCCTACGGAGGCTCAGAGAGGACATGCGGAGTGTCATGGAGCGACTGGAGGTGGTCGAGGGCCTGGCTGCAGCTCAT GCTCAAAGTTCACAGTGGAGGTCTCATATGGAATTAACAGCTTCACAAAATGAG GTGGAAACGTGGTGGCCATTTGATGTTTCTGGCCGAACCCTGCTGCTCCTGTTGCTCTGGCCTTTTGTCGCACAGGGACTGGTTCTCTGGCTTAGACGGTGGAAGAAACAGCATGTCCACGTCCTGTGA
- the hexim1 gene encoding protein HEXIM1, protein MELKSDAKPEADNRGRQRDEKQSVISEKQVQQNQLETCPGLVSGDAYPMCLDRERSDPEPEPGDAASDDGLLTEKTPSKVQGEKETPNKKQSGCTGASSDGLSDGRQGKKKHRRLPSKNKRRWKPYFKLTWEEKKELDERETARASRVRAEMFAKGLPVAPYNTTQFLMEEHDREEPDLNTELCGRRSFGASRSEDTASEEDRFEAEEEEEEEGEGGGGGGSDGMGRPGHAGGEFLQRDFSETYERYHVETLQNMSKQELVKEYLELEKCMSRLEEENNWLRHVRRNSDASGESTAGEGAQRVRELESEVERLRALNGELLFHYHHTGGQGLNGSKAGPDTGHAVVNEPK, encoded by the coding sequence ATGGAGCTTAAAAGTGATGCGAAGCCGGAGGCTGACAACAGGGGGCGACAAAGAGACGAAAAGCAAAGCGTAATCTCTGAGAAACAAGTGCAACAAAATCAGCTGGAGACCTGTCCTGGACTCGTGTCTGGAGATGCATATCCAATGTGTCTTGACCGGGAGAGGAGTGATCCGGAACCTGAGCCTGGCGACGCCGCCAGTGACGATGGTCTCCTCACAGAAAAGACACCGAGTAAAGTGCAGGGCGAGAAGGAAACGCCGAATAAAAAGCAGTCTGGTTGCACTGGAGCAAGTTCCGATGGTTTATCAGATGGTCGCCAAGGCAAGAAGAAACACCGGCGGCTACCGTCTAAAAATAAGAGACGCTGGAAGCCGTATTTCAAATTAACTTGGGAAGAGAAGAAGGAGTTGGATGAACGGGAGACCGCACGGGCATCAAGAGTAAGAGCTGAAATGTTTGCTAAAGGTCTCCCCGTCGCACCGTACAACACAACTCAGTTTTTGATGGAGGAACACGATCGAGAGGAGCCAGATCTCAACACGGAGCTGTGCGGGCGAAGATCTTTCGGGGCCAGTCGCTCAGAAGACACTGCGAGTGAGGAAGACCGTTTTGAggctgaagaggaggaggaagaggaaggcgaAGGCGGTGGCGGCGGCGGCAGCGATGGCATGGGCCGACCAGGGCACGCAGGCGGCGAGTTTCTGCAGAGAGACTTTTCAGAGACCTACGAAAGATACCATGTGGAGACGCTTCAGAATATGTCTAAACAAGAACTCGTTAAAGAATACCTTGAGCTGGAGAAGTGCATGTCGCGGTTGGAGGAGGAAAACAACTGGCTGCGCCACGTCCGAAGAAACTCGGACGCTTCAGGCGAGAGTACGGCAGGCGAGGGCGCGCAGCGCGTGCGTGAGCtggagagtgaggtggagagACTGAGGGCTCTCAACGGCGAGCTGCTCTTCCACTACCACCACACTGGGGGGCAAGGACTGAACGGCTCCAAAGCAGGGCCCGACACGGGACACGCAGTTGTGAATGAACCCAAGTAA
- the acbd4 gene encoding acyl-CoA-binding domain-containing protein 4 isoform X3: METTMPHLSTSETEDCQKRFQAAVAVIQNLPKNGTYRPSYEVMLRFYGLYKQAVCGPCKVSRPGFWDPVGRYKWDAWHHLGDMSCENAMAAYVNEMKKVAQEVIDSMPINEKMASFYHYFEPLYHVIHDMPRPPKELLSLRADINANEQTASQSEEGLDTPREEMDQHLEGERECVPNSEPLREAADPALSEGLVLTSDSESEIFCDSVEQLDNIKVTQMGAGQGGEGDGDGRVPPLRKRDPGREGTRHGRGHPGETLIMEVHLTVVTGEKGSQHSVQEVEPDPREGPKGFRTLRCNSRSFWPYGGSERTCGVSWSDWRWSRAWLQLMLKVHSGGLIWN, translated from the exons ATGGAGACTACCATGCCTCATCTTTCCACGTCCGAAACTGAAGACTGTCAAAAGCGCTTTCAGGCTGCGGTGGCTGTCATTCAGAACCTGCCAAAAAACG GTACTTACAGGCCATCATATGAAGTAATGCTGCGGTTCTATGGCCTGTATAAACAGGCTGTGTGCGGTCCTTGCAAAGTGTCACGTCCTGGTTTCTGGGACCCTGTTGGCCGCTACAAGTG GGACGCTTGGCATCATCTTGGGGACATGAGTTGTGAGAATGCCATGGCCGCATACGTGAACGAGATGAAGAAGGTAGCACAGGAG GTTATAGACAGTATGCCTATAAATGAGAAGATGGCCTCCTTTTATCATTATTTTGAGCCACTCTACCATGTCATTCATGATATGCCCAGACCACCAAAGGAACTACTGAGTCTAAGAGCAG ATATAAATGCTAACGAACAGACTGCTAGTCAGTCTGAGGAAGGGTTGGATACTCCACGAGAAGAGATGGACCAACATCTGGAAGGAGAGCGAGAATGTGTCCCTAACAGTGAACCCCTGAGAGAGGCTGCAG ATCCGGCTCTGTCGGAAGGCCTGGTGCTAACGAGCGACTCGGAGAGTGAAATTTTCTGTGACTCGGTGGAGCAGCTGGACAACATTAAG GTCACCCAGATGGGGGCTGGACAGGGTGGAGAAGGGGATGGTGATGGGCGTGTCCCCCCATTGAGGAAGCGGGACCCAGGAAGAGAGGGGACAAGGCATGGGAGGGGGCATCCTGGTGAGACATTAATAATG GAAGTGCATCTCACGGTAGTGACAGGCGAGAAGGGCAGCCAGCATTCGGTGCAGGAGGTGGAGCCGGATCCGAGGGAGGGGCCGAAAGGCTTCAGGACTCTCAGGTGCAACAGCAGATCGTTCTGGCCCTACGGAGGCTCAGAGAGGACATGCGGAGTGTCATGGAGCGACTGGAGGTGGTCGAGGGCCTGGCTGCAGCTCAT GCTCAAAGTTCACAGTGGAGGTCTCATATGGAATTAA
- the acbd4 gene encoding acyl-CoA-binding domain-containing protein 4 isoform X1: protein METTMPHLSTSETEDCQKRFQAAVAVIQNLPKNGTYRPSYEVMLRFYGLYKQAVCGPCKVSRPGFWDPVGRYKWDAWHHLGDMSCENAMAAYVNEMKKVAQEVIDSMPINEKMASFYHYFEPLYHVIHDMPRPPKELLSLRADINANEQTASQSEEGLDTPREEMDQHLEGERECVPNSEPLREAADPALSEGLVLTSDSESEIFCDSVEQLDNIKVTQMGAGQGGEGDGDGRVPPLRKRDPGREGTRHGRGHPGSASHGSDRREGQPAFGAGGGAGSEGGAERLQDSQVQQQIVLALRRLREDMRSVMERLEVVEGLAAAHAQSSQWRSHMELTASQNEVETWWPFDVSGRTLLLLLLWPFVAQGLVLWLRRWKKQHVHVL from the exons ATGGAGACTACCATGCCTCATCTTTCCACGTCCGAAACTGAAGACTGTCAAAAGCGCTTTCAGGCTGCGGTGGCTGTCATTCAGAACCTGCCAAAAAACG GTACTTACAGGCCATCATATGAAGTAATGCTGCGGTTCTATGGCCTGTATAAACAGGCTGTGTGCGGTCCTTGCAAAGTGTCACGTCCTGGTTTCTGGGACCCTGTTGGCCGCTACAAGTG GGACGCTTGGCATCATCTTGGGGACATGAGTTGTGAGAATGCCATGGCCGCATACGTGAACGAGATGAAGAAGGTAGCACAGGAG GTTATAGACAGTATGCCTATAAATGAGAAGATGGCCTCCTTTTATCATTATTTTGAGCCACTCTACCATGTCATTCATGATATGCCCAGACCACCAAAGGAACTACTGAGTCTAAGAGCAG ATATAAATGCTAACGAACAGACTGCTAGTCAGTCTGAGGAAGGGTTGGATACTCCACGAGAAGAGATGGACCAACATCTGGAAGGAGAGCGAGAATGTGTCCCTAACAGTGAACCCCTGAGAGAGGCTGCAG ATCCGGCTCTGTCGGAAGGCCTGGTGCTAACGAGCGACTCGGAGAGTGAAATTTTCTGTGACTCGGTGGAGCAGCTGGACAACATTAAG GTCACCCAGATGGGGGCTGGACAGGGTGGAGAAGGGGATGGTGATGGGCGTGTCCCCCCATTGAGGAAGCGGGACCCAGGAAGAGAGGGGACAAGGCATGGGAGGGGGCATCCTG GAAGTGCATCTCACGGTAGTGACAGGCGAGAAGGGCAGCCAGCATTCGGTGCAGGAGGTGGAGCCGGATCCGAGGGAGGGGCCGAAAGGCTTCAGGACTCTCAGGTGCAACAGCAGATCGTTCTGGCCCTACGGAGGCTCAGAGAGGACATGCGGAGTGTCATGGAGCGACTGGAGGTGGTCGAGGGCCTGGCTGCAGCTCAT GCTCAAAGTTCACAGTGGAGGTCTCATATGGAATTAACAGCTTCACAAAATGAG GTGGAAACGTGGTGGCCATTTGATGTTTCTGGCCGAACCCTGCTGCTCCTGTTGCTCTGGCCTTTTGTCGCACAGGGACTGGTTCTCTGGCTTAGACGGTGGAAGAAACAGCATGTCCACGTCCTGTGA